AACGACAATCCGGTCCACAACAACTTCTATGGTATGCTTCTTATTCTTCTCTAGTTCGATATCTTCAGACAGATCTCGCAGTTCACCGTCCACACGTACACGTACGAACCCTTGCTTAGAAATATCTGTGAAGAGCCCTTTGTGCTCACCTTTGCGTCCTGAAATGATTGGTGCCAGAATCTGCAAACGAGTCTTCTCTGGATATTGCATAATCCGGTCTACCATCTGTTCAACGGTTTGAGAGGTAATCTCAATTCCATGCTCTGGACAATGAGGGTGACCGATCCGTGCAAAAAGCAACCGCAGATAGTCATAAATCTCAGTTACCGTACCTACTGTGGAACGTGGGTTGCGACTTGTTGTCTTCTGATCAATAGATATCGCCGGGGACAACCCGTCTATGGAATCCACATCCGGTTTCTCCATTTGACCCAAGAACTGACGTGCATAAGCAGACAAAGATTCAACATAACGCCGCTGTCCTTCGGCATAAATGGTATCAAATGCAAGCGACGACTTACCCGAGCCGCTCAGTCCCGTCAGCACGACGAAACGGTCACGTGGAATCGTCACATCGATATTTTTGAGATTGTGCGCCCTCGCGCCTTTAATTACAATACTTTCGTTCGCCAACGGAACCTCTCCTTAATGAATCAAATATCAAAGCTTTATCAAAAGCGTTTTCGATCCCTCCCAAACCCTCCCTTCCAAGGGAGGGCCCCAAGGGTTGCACCCTCTGAACACCCGCATTTTTTGGCGAAGGAGGTTGGGGGGACGGGACTTAGTGACTACGGCGTTCGGAGCGCTTATCCCTACGGGACCGCTTGGACGTTAGATCAGGTACGCAACTATTGTATACGTTGCCTGATGCTGTCCCTCCGGGATACGCACTACTGACAAGAAAGCACAACATCTACGTGTATATTCGACCATCTATTATTCAAAAAGAACGGCCTGGGACAGCACCGTTCAATTACATATATTAAATATCGGTGATGCATTTGAGTTTGTTTATTACTCAGCCCGAAGCTCCAGCAACGCATCACGCAGCTCTGCCGCACGTTCGAATTGCAGGTTCTTGGCGGCGTCTTTCATCTCGGCTTCCAGACGCTGCATCAGGCTTTGTTTCTCTTTCTTATTCATTTTGCCACCAATACCCGTGAGGTAATCGGCTTTGGACTCGGCAACCTTAGTTGCCTCGATAATGTCACGCACCTTTTTGTTAATGGTGGTTGGGGTAATACCGTGTTTCTCATTATGAGCGATCTGAACGGCGCGACGGCGCGATGTTTCGCTCATCGCCTTTTCCATCGAATCGGTGATCCGATCACCATACATGATTACACGCCCCTCAGAGTTACGGGCCGCACGACCAATCGTCTGAATTAACGAACGTTCGGAACGAAGGAAACCCTCTTTATCGGCATCGAGAATAGCCACTAACGATACTTCCGGTAAGTCGAGACCTTCTCTTAATAGGTTAATCCCCACTAGAACATGGAACGTTCCGAGACGAAGATCCCGTAAGATCGCCATCCGTTCAAGAGTCTTAATATCGGAGTGCATATAACGAACCTTAATCCCGATTTCCTTAAAGTAATCCGTCAGGTCCTCTGACATTTTCTTCGTCAACGTTGTTACGAGTACACGTTCATCTCGTTCAACCCGGTCACGAATTTCGCTAATCAGATCATCGATCTGTCCTTCTGTAGGACGAACCTCAATGATAGGATCCAATAGACCTGTTGGCCGGATAATCTGCTGCACCATGGTGTCGCAGTGCTCCATTTCATAAGGCCCCGGAGTAGCTGAAACATATACGATCTGCTTCACTTTTTCTTCGAATTCTTCGAACTGTAGCGGACGGTTATCTAACGCAGACGGTAGACGGAAACCATGCTCTACCAACACCGTCTTACGTGCCCGGTCACCGTTATACATCGCCCGAATCTGTGGAAGAGTTACGTGAGACTCATCAATAATAATCAGCATATCATCCGGAAAATAATCCATTAATGTATAAGGAGTTGCTCCTGGCTCACGGAAGGTGAGCGGTCCGGAATAGTTCTCGATCCCCGAACAGAAGCCCACTTCCTTCATCATCTCAATATCATAACGTGTCCGCTGTTCCAGACGCTGAGCTTCCAGAAGCTTTCCTGCGTCACGAAGCACAGTTAAGCGATCTTCCAGCTCTTTTTCAATGTTGACGATTGCCACTCGCATCGTTTCTTCCTTGGTAACAAAGTGAGACGCCGGAAAAATAGCGACATGATCGCGTTCCCCGATCAGTTCACCCGTCAGTACATCAATCTCAGTGATTCGCTCAATTTCATCGCCGAACAATTCTACCCGAATGGCATGTTCTCCCTGAGAGGCTGGGAAAATCTCAACCACATCACCACGAACACGGAAGGTTCCGCGTACGAAATTAATATCATTACGCTGGTACTGGATATCCACTAGTCTACTCAACATCTCATTACGCGGCTTCTCCATCCCAACCCGCAATGACAATAGCAAGCTTCCGTATTCCATCGGCGAACCGAGGCCGTAAATACAAGACACACTCGCCACAATAATAACGTCACGACGTTCGAACAAGGAGCTGGTCGCGGAGTGGCGCAGTTTATCAATCTCTTCGTTAATGCTGGAATCTTTCTCGATATAAGTATCGGAGGAGGGAATATACGCCTCTGGTTGGTAATAGTCGTAGTAGCTGACGAAATAGTCTACCGAATTATGCGGAAAAAACTCCTTAAACTCACTTGCTAGTTGAGCAGCCAAAGTCTTGTTGTGCGCAATAACTAGCGTAGGGCGGTTTAATTTGGAAATGACTTGTGCAACGGTAAACGTCTTTCCCGTACCCGTCGCGCCCAGCAGCGTCTGGTGCTTCTTGCCCTGCCGGATGCCTTGTAATAATTCCTCAATGGCATGAGGCTGATCGCCCTGGGGTGTATACTCGGACTCCAATTCAAAAGTCTTCGTACTGACGACAATATCACTCATTTGCCGGTCTCCCCTCTATCGTCTAAACTAGATTAATATATTATAATTGTTGTCTGAATGTTCTCTCTCCATACGATAGTGAAAAATATGGAAGATAAGAATATGTGTTCCCGTTCATTATACAGTGTTGACTAGATCGATGCAAACCATAAAACATAGAAATGTTAGGAGCTTGAAGCATGGATATTACCTCAATAATCGGCCTTGTGGCTGGACTGGCTGCGTTAATCGGCGGCTATCTCTGGGAAGGCGGAAGCCTGTCAGGACTGCTGCAGCTTAACGCAGCTTTAATTGTATTCGGGGGTACATTTGCCGCCGTTATGATCAGCTTCCCAGCATCTAAGTTGCGCTCCATTCCAACAGCACTACGCATGGCCTTCGGCAGCAACCCTGATCGTGATGTAGAGAAGGCAGAAGAACTCATCTCCATGGCAACAGTGGCCCGGCGCGGCGGCGTTTTAATGTTAGAAAAACAAGCTGAAGTACATCCAGATTCTTTTACACGTGAAGGTCTACTTCTTATTGTCGACGGCACAGATCCTGAGCAAGTTCGGCAGATTTTAGAATTAGAAATGGACGCTAAGGAATTGAAGCATGAGAGTTATGCTAAGATTTTTGAAGCCGCAGGTGGTTATGCCCCAACGATGGGAATTATCGGTACGGTGATGGGTCTCATTCGTGTGCTAGGTAATCTTACAGATCCGTCAAATCTAGGTACCTCTATCGCAGTTGCATTTACCGCAACACTGTATGGTGTCGCCATCGCCAATTTAATATTTTTACCCATCGCTTCCAAAATCAAATCCCGCAGTCAAAGCCAGCTACATAGTATGGAAATGCTGCTCGTCGGCATTCTTTCTCTGCAGAACGGGGATCATCCCCTGCTGGTGCGTAAAAAACTGAACTCATTCATCTCAGACACGGACACGAATGACCGCGCAGAAACTAGAGGTCTTCTATGAGACAAAGAGACCGGCGCAAGCGGCGTGTAGAGACTCAGGAAAACCGCGACCGCTGGATGATTACTTATGCTGATCTAATTACACTTTTACTTATATTTTTCGTTATATTGTATGCGATGAGCAGCCTGGACACTGACAAATATAATATTGTGACGGGCTCGTTATCCGAGACCTTTAAGTCTGGCAGCACTGTCCTTGAGGGTGGGGACGGCATTTTAGATGCTGGAAAAACCCCTGTGATCAAACCAGAAAATACAGATACAAACTTAAATACAACAGTGGAACAAAGCCAAAACGCTGACGATAAAACCGTTAATGAAACACCTTCGACACGTGAGCTGGCTTTTCGGGAACAAGAAGCGAAACTTTCTGAATTAATGGGTGTGATCACCCACTATGTGGAGGAAAATAATCTCGAAGAACAAATTTTTGTTGCCGACAAACCGCAGGGGATAGAAATCACACTCAGTGACCGTTTTCTCTTCGATATAGGTAAGGCAGACCTGAAATCACCAGCCCTTCCTGCTCTTCAGCAGTTG
The window above is part of the Paenibacillus sp. FSL K6-0276 genome. Proteins encoded here:
- the uvrB gene encoding excinuclease ABC subunit UvrB, which encodes MSDIVVSTKTFELESEYTPQGDQPHAIEELLQGIRQGKKHQTLLGATGTGKTFTVAQVISKLNRPTLVIAHNKTLAAQLASEFKEFFPHNSVDYFVSYYDYYQPEAYIPSSDTYIEKDSSINEEIDKLRHSATSSLFERRDVIIVASVSCIYGLGSPMEYGSLLLSLRVGMEKPRNEMLSRLVDIQYQRNDINFVRGTFRVRGDVVEIFPASQGEHAIRVELFGDEIERITEIDVLTGELIGERDHVAIFPASHFVTKEETMRVAIVNIEKELEDRLTVLRDAGKLLEAQRLEQRTRYDIEMMKEVGFCSGIENYSGPLTFREPGATPYTLMDYFPDDMLIIIDESHVTLPQIRAMYNGDRARKTVLVEHGFRLPSALDNRPLQFEEFEEKVKQIVYVSATPGPYEMEHCDTMVQQIIRPTGLLDPIIEVRPTEGQIDDLISEIRDRVERDERVLVTTLTKKMSEDLTDYFKEIGIKVRYMHSDIKTLERMAILRDLRLGTFHVLVGINLLREGLDLPEVSLVAILDADKEGFLRSERSLIQTIGRAARNSEGRVIMYGDRITDSMEKAMSETSRRRAVQIAHNEKHGITPTTINKKVRDIIEATKVAESKADYLTGIGGKMNKKEKQSLMQRLEAEMKDAAKNLQFERAAELRDALLELRAE
- a CDS encoding flagellar motor protein, with product MDITSIIGLVAGLAALIGGYLWEGGSLSGLLQLNAALIVFGGTFAAVMISFPASKLRSIPTALRMAFGSNPDRDVEKAEELISMATVARRGGVLMLEKQAEVHPDSFTREGLLLIVDGTDPEQVRQILELEMDAKELKHESYAKIFEAAGGYAPTMGIIGTVMGLIRVLGNLTDPSNLGTSIAVAFTATLYGVAIANLIFLPIASKIKSRSQSQLHSMEMLLVGILSLQNGDHPLLVRKKLNSFISDTDTNDRAETRGLL
- a CDS encoding flagellar motor protein MotB, with translation MRQRDRRKRRVETQENRDRWMITYADLITLLLIFFVILYAMSSLDTDKYNIVTGSLSETFKSGSTVLEGGDGILDAGKTPVIKPENTDTNLNTTVEQSQNADDKTVNETPSTRELAFREQEAKLSELMGVITHYVEENNLEEQIFVADKPQGIEITLSDRFLFDIGKADLKSPALPALQQLSGLFSDIGAKISIEGHTDNTPVSSASHYNDNWELSGARALSVLRFFLDREGLNPDNFQYAGYADTQPTADNTSAAGQQKNRRVEIIVLRQLQEGE